In Fibrobacter sp. UWH4, a single genomic region encodes these proteins:
- a CDS encoding LEPR-XLL domain-containing protein — protein sequence MSKKNVKKNKKNSTRKNYKIEALEPRLMMDASADNWLAENALTQSTQMNSFVDNICASSAAGENDVFEGIKKIDGDKIESVKIKDLIGAQSMASSLKFGNDFKNIHNYIEKCVEECRKDACATECLAYQNAEIVYETLLKSSKSTPEEIKAAKGAKDASWQIYQNKLKTAVVTTDDLYTKLTDARTKPVNISFAKDGNGAIVVEFSGNRTSVEQSLNSQIVPEVSEETLLDVKFEDSYV from the coding sequence ATGTCCAAGAAGAACGTCAAAAAAAACAAGAAAAATTCTACCCGCAAGAACTACAAAATCGAAGCTCTTGAGCCTCGTTTGATGATGGATGCGTCCGCGGATAATTGGTTGGCCGAAAATGCCCTAACTCAATCAACGCAGATGAATTCTTTTGTTGATAATATTTGTGCTAGTTCTGCGGCTGGAGAAAATGATGTTTTCGAAGGTATAAAGAAAATTGATGGAGATAAGATTGAATCTGTAAAAATTAAGGATTTGATTGGTGCCCAAAGTATGGCATCTAGTTTGAAGTTTGGAAATGATTTTAAAAATATACATAATTATATTGAAAAATGTGTTGAAGAATGTCGTAAAGATGCGTGTGCTACAGAATGCTTAGCTTATCAAAATGCGGAAATCGTTTATGAAACTCTCTTGAAGTCTTCGAAATCAACGCCAGAAGAAATTAAGGCTGCCAAAGGTGCTAAGGATGCTTCCTGGCAAATTTATCAGAATAAACTAAAAACAGCTGTGGTTACGACGGATGATTTGTATACAAAACTGACTGATGCAAGAACCAAACCGGTAAACATTTCGTTTGCCAAGGATGGTAATGGAGCTATTGTTGTTGAATTTTCTGGAAACAGGACCTCTGTTGAACAAAGTCTGAATAGTCAGATAGTTCCTGAAGTAAGTGAAGAAACCCTTTTGGATGTAAAGTTTGAAGATAGTTATGTTTAG